One window of Drosophila busckii strain San Diego stock center, stock number 13000-0081.31 chromosome 3L, ASM1175060v1, whole genome shotgun sequence genomic DNA carries:
- the LOC108600998 gene encoding carboxypeptidase B: MCFKIVCNSSLLLLLLFGLNALVSSNNLAGYEGYTKYTLHHDDEAAYRYMVDLQTTDTDVDFWLLSRNMSVLTVAPQLKSQFESRLSQLGVQYQMQPLMELMAALEGNSTSYGDEYEECQSGDCDTQRSHNRQRRQSRGIFGHFPRYHEILNFMSGLANRYPLHCRYESLGRSNEGRHIAGLSISLNQRVRPRRVAYIQAATHGREWITTQTVLYLAYELLTNLRAFQRVLHDVEVFIVPLVNPDGYEYTHTTDRFWRKNRHRYAGHGCTGVDINRNFGNHWNSKGASQNLCSEVYSGVQPNSEPETAAVVRYLEFNRHRVKLSLDVHSFGKFIFYPYGFARGAVPPTVNTLRSVALRAANQIGKYRGTRYTIGTSASILYEASGSLDDFAYGTLGIPLSYTLELPGEEFHVATFDILNVCKETFAGFVEFIRHVSLY, translated from the exons ATGTGTTTTAAAATCgtgtgcaacagcagcttgttgctgttgctgctgttcggcCTCAACGCTTTGGTTAGCTCCAACAATCTGGCTGGCTATGAAGg CTATACCAAGTATACGCTACATCATGACGACGAGGCTGCCTATCGCTATATGGTTGACCTGCAGACCACCGATACGGATGTGGACTTCTGGCTGCTTTCACGCAACATGTCCGTGCTGACAGTGGCGCCTCAGCTTAAATCGCAATTCGAGTCGCGTCTATCGCAGCTTGGCGTGCAGTATCAAATGCAGCCGCTGATGGAGCTCATGGCTGCCTTGGAGGGCAATAGCACCAGCTATGGTGATGAGTATGAGGAGTGCCAGTCGGGTGACTGCGATACGCAGCGTTCGCATAATCGCCAGCGTCGTCAGTCTCGAGGCATCTTTGGGCATTTTCCACGCTATCATGAGATTCTGAACTTTATGAGTGGACTGGCCAACCGTTATCCTCTGCACTGTCGCTACGAATCCTTGGGACGCAGTAATGAGGGTCGCCACATTGCTGGTCTGTCTATTAGCCTGAACCAACGCGTGCGTCCACGTAGAGTGGCTTACATACAGGCAGCTACTCATGGTCGCGAGTGGATTACAACACAGACGGTGCTCTACTTGGCCTACGAGCTCCTGACCAATCTGAGAGCTTTCCAGCGTGTGCTGCATGATGTGGAGGTGTTCATTGTGCCTTTGGTTAACCCCGATGGCTATGAATATACGCATACAACC GATCGTTTCTGGCGTAAGAATCGTCATCGCTATGCTGGCCATGGCTGCACCGGCGTCGACATCAATCGTAATTTTGGCAATCACTGGAACTCTAAGGGCGCAAGCCAGAAT CTCTGCTCGGAGGTTTATTCGGGTGTACAGCCCAATTCGGAGCCGGAAACTGCGGCAGTGGTTCGCTATTTGGAATTCAATCGTCATCGTGTGAAACTCAGCCTGGATGTGCACTCATTCggcaaattcattttttatccCTACGGCTTTGCGAG AGGTGCCGTGCCACCCACTGTGAACACGCTGCGCTCGGTGGCGCTACGCGCCGCCAACCAAATCGGCAAATATCGCGGCACACGCTATACAATCGGCACCTCAGCCTCCATTCTGTATGAGGCATCTGGCAGTCTGGATGACTTTGCCTATGGCACACTGGGCATACCCTTGTCCTACACGCTTGAGCTGCCCGGCGAAGAGTTCCATGTGGCGACCTTTGACATTCTGAACGTCTGCAAGGAGACATTTGCCGGCTTTGTGGAGTTCATACGCCATGTTAGTCTGTATTAG
- the LOC108597995 gene encoding LOW QUALITY PROTEIN: carboxypeptidase B-like (The sequence of the model RefSeq protein was modified relative to this genomic sequence to represent the inferred CDS: substituted 1 base at 1 genomic stop codon) codes for MKGLLLLLLSCLILFVTQAKTSVYDGYKVYELQGSERSFDVSQLLKQLSLNESYYEQYASNVVLVHPQAQQELQQLLAKHKRSYKLLCENVGESLERQYKHLHLLRHQYPFEEKLSTERYYSHAEINLYIEQLAEKYPQRVYVKKVGKSYEXRWLKTITITNGDGRANKNVILVDGGFHAREWISPATAVYIIGQLVEQFDTHAALLLDYDWVILPVVNADGYEYTQSSQDARMWRKTRQPSSELCIGTDPNRNFGYHWNETGASADPCSNTYAGPKAFSEPEAMVVRDLIHTYGISKRGKMYLTLHSHGQYLLYPWGYIE; via the exons ATGAAAggactgttgctgctattattaagctgtttaatattatttgttacaCAAGCTAAAACGAGTGTTTATGATGG ctACAAAGTGTATGAGCTGCAAGGAAGCGAGCGTAGCTTTGATGTGAGCCAACTGCTGAAGCAACTGTCGCTAAATGAAAGTTACTATGAGCAATATGCGTCCAACGTGGTGCTAGTGCATCCTCAAGCTcagcaggagctgcagcagctgttggctAAGCACAAGCGAAGCTACAAGTTGCTTTGCGAGAATGTGGGTGAATCCTTGGAACGACAATACAAGCACCTTCATTTGCTGCGTCATCAATATCCTTTTGAAGAAAAACTAAGCACGGAACGCTATTATTCCCACGCGGAGATAAATCTTTATATTGAGCAACTAGCAGAAAAATATCCGCAGCGTGTGTACGTTAAAAAAGTGGGCAAAAGCTACGAGTGACGCTGGTTAAAGACCATTACTATAACCAATGGCGATGGCCGTGCCAATAAGAATGTCATACTAGTCGATGGTGGTTTCCATGCGCGCGAATGGATTTCGCCAGCAACTGCAGTTTATATAATTGGACAGCTGGTGGAGCAGTTTGATACGCATGCTGCGCTACTTTTGGATTATGATTGGGTTATTCTGCCTGTGGTGAATGCCGATGGTTATGAGTATACGCAGAGCTCGCAGGATGCGCGCATGTGGCGCAAGACGCGTCAGCCCAGCAGCGAACTTTGCATTGGCACTGATCCGAATCGTAATTTTGGTTATCATTGGAATGAAACAGGCGCCTCCGCAGATCCTTGCTCCAATACCTATGCAGGTCCCAAGGCATTTTCGGAGCCCGAAGCTATGGTGGTGCGCGATCTAATACATACTTATGGTATATCAAAGCGTGGCAAAATGTATCTTACCTTGCATTCCCATGGACAGTATCTGCTTTATCCTTGGGGCTACATAGAGTAA